Proteins co-encoded in one Burkholderia ambifaria AMMD genomic window:
- the tssH gene encoding type VI secretion system ATPase TssH, whose product MSTPLKTLITKLNPLCRHATERAASACLARGHYEVDLEHLFLALLDEATGDLPLALRASRVDPHALRADLERELTRLKTGNTRTPVFSVHLIALFEQAWLIASLDSQLGRIRSGHLLLALLTAPDLAQFAQRMSPQFAEMNVTDLKHKFDEIMGGSSEAEPRQLDTEEGDVAPAANGALPAAGPSKTPALDTYTTNLTQRARDGKIDPVIGREAEIRQAIDILMRRRQNNPIMTGEAGVGKTAVVEGLALRIAADDVPPPLRGVALHVLDMGLLQAGASVKGEFENRLKSVIDEVKKSAHPIILFIDEAHTIIGAGGQAGQNDAANLLKPALARGELRTIAATTWSEYKKYFEKDAALARRFQVVKVEEPSEPLAAAMLRGMSGLMEKHFNVRILDDAITEAVRLSHRYISGRQLPDKAISVLDTACAKVALAHSATPATIDDTKKRIERIDAEIASLERESAGGASHDERLLELRGARDTALAQLAEDEARYEAERVIVAEITELRDALDKARGPSEDGEPVDVSATREKLTERVAALHALQGGEPMVPLQVDGHVVAEIVAAWTGIPLGRMVKDEIDTVLNLQPLLSARVIGQDHALDAIAQRVRTATANLEDPNKPRGVFMFVGPSGVGKTETALALADILYGGERKMVTINMSEYQEAHSVSGLKGSPPGYVGYGEGGVLTEAVRRNPYSVVLLDEVEKAHPDVLEMFFQVFDKGTMDDAEGREIDFRNTLIILTSNVGSAAVMQACLNKPAEELPDPDALAEALRPQLYKTFKPAFLGRMKVVPYYPISDDVLAEIIELKLERIRRRIDANHKAAFEWDESLVDAVLARCTEVDSGARNVDHILNGTLLPEIAGHVLGRIADGAAIARIAVRADEAGEFAYTVE is encoded by the coding sequence ATGAGCACGCCTCTGAAGACCCTGATCACGAAACTGAACCCGCTGTGCCGGCACGCGACCGAGCGTGCGGCGAGCGCGTGCCTGGCGCGCGGCCATTACGAGGTCGATCTGGAGCACCTGTTCCTCGCGCTGCTCGACGAGGCGACGGGCGACCTGCCGCTCGCACTGCGCGCGAGCCGCGTCGATCCGCATGCGCTGCGTGCCGATCTCGAGCGCGAACTCACGCGGCTGAAGACGGGCAACACGCGCACGCCGGTTTTCTCCGTGCATCTGATCGCGCTGTTCGAGCAGGCATGGCTGATCGCGTCGCTCGATTCGCAGCTCGGCCGCATCCGCTCGGGGCACCTGCTGCTCGCGCTGCTGACCGCGCCCGATCTCGCGCAGTTCGCGCAGCGCATGTCGCCGCAGTTCGCGGAAATGAACGTGACGGACCTGAAGCACAAGTTCGACGAGATCATGGGCGGCTCGAGCGAGGCCGAGCCGCGCCAGCTGGATACGGAAGAGGGTGACGTCGCGCCGGCCGCCAACGGCGCCTTGCCCGCGGCCGGCCCGTCGAAGACGCCCGCGCTCGACACGTACACGACCAACCTCACGCAGCGTGCGCGCGACGGCAAGATCGATCCGGTGATCGGTCGCGAAGCCGAGATCCGCCAGGCGATCGACATCCTGATGCGCCGGCGCCAGAACAACCCGATCATGACCGGCGAGGCCGGCGTCGGCAAAACGGCGGTCGTCGAGGGCCTCGCGTTGCGGATCGCGGCCGACGACGTGCCGCCGCCGCTGCGTGGCGTCGCGCTGCACGTGCTCGACATGGGCCTGCTGCAGGCCGGCGCGAGCGTGAAGGGCGAGTTCGAGAACCGTCTGAAGAGCGTGATCGACGAGGTGAAGAAGAGCGCGCACCCGATCATCCTGTTCATCGACGAGGCGCACACGATCATCGGCGCGGGCGGCCAGGCCGGCCAGAACGACGCGGCGAACCTGCTGAAGCCGGCGCTCGCGCGTGGCGAGCTGCGCACGATCGCCGCGACGACGTGGAGCGAATACAAGAAGTACTTCGAGAAGGATGCGGCGCTTGCGCGGCGTTTCCAGGTCGTGAAGGTCGAGGAGCCGAGCGAGCCGCTCGCGGCCGCGATGCTGCGCGGGATGTCCGGGCTGATGGAGAAGCACTTCAACGTGCGGATCCTCGACGATGCGATCACCGAGGCCGTGCGCCTGTCGCATCGCTACATCAGCGGCCGCCAGCTGCCGGACAAGGCGATCAGCGTGCTCGACACCGCGTGCGCGAAGGTCGCGCTCGCGCACAGCGCGACGCCGGCGACGATCGACGACACGAAGAAGCGCATCGAGCGCATCGACGCGGAAATCGCGTCGCTGGAGCGCGAATCGGCGGGCGGCGCGTCGCACGACGAGCGGCTGCTCGAACTGCGCGGCGCGCGCGACACTGCGCTCGCGCAATTGGCCGAGGACGAGGCGCGCTATGAAGCCGAGCGCGTGATCGTCGCCGAGATCACCGAACTGCGTGATGCGCTCGACAAGGCGCGCGGCCCGTCGGAAGACGGCGAGCCGGTCGACGTGTCGGCCACTCGCGAGAAGCTGACGGAGCGCGTCGCGGCGCTGCACGCGCTGCAGGGCGGCGAGCCGATGGTGCCGCTGCAGGTCGACGGCCATGTCGTCGCCGAGATCGTCGCCGCGTGGACCGGCATTCCGCTCGGCCGTATGGTGAAGGACGAGATCGACACCGTGCTGAATCTGCAGCCGCTGCTGAGTGCGCGCGTGATCGGCCAGGACCATGCGCTGGACGCGATCGCGCAGCGCGTGCGCACGGCGACCGCGAACCTCGAGGATCCGAACAAGCCGCGCGGCGTGTTCATGTTCGTCGGGCCGTCGGGCGTGGGCAAGACCGAGACGGCGCTCGCGCTGGCCGACATCCTGTACGGCGGCGAGCGCAAGATGGTCACGATCAACATGAGCGAGTACCAGGAAGCGCACAGCGTGTCGGGCCTGAAGGGTTCGCCGCCGGGCTACGTCGGCTACGGCGAAGGCGGCGTGCTGACCGAGGCCGTGCGCCGCAACCCGTATTCCGTCGTGCTGCTCGATGAAGTCGAGAAGGCGCACCCGGACGTGCTCGAGATGTTCTTCCAGGTGTTCGACAAGGGCACGATGGACGACGCCGAAGGGCGCGAGATCGACTTCCGCAACACGCTGATCATCCTGACGTCGAACGTCGGGTCGGCCGCGGTGATGCAGGCGTGCCTGAACAAGCCGGCCGAGGAGCTGCCCGATCCGGACGCGCTCGCCGAGGCGCTGCGCCCGCAGCTGTACAAGACGTTCAAGCCCGCGTTCCTCGGCCGGATGAAGGTCGTGCCGTACTACCCGATTTCCGACGACGTGCTGGCCGAGATCATCGAGCTGAAGCTCGAACGGATCCGCCGCCGCATCGACGCGAACCACAAGGCCGCGTTCGAGTGGGACGAATCGCTCGTCGATGCGGTGCTCGCGCGCTGCACCGAGGTCGACTCGGGCGCCCGCAACGTCGACCACATCCTGAACGGCACGTTGCTGCCGGAGATCGCGGGCCACGTGCTCGGCCGGATCGCCGACGGCGCGGCCATCGCGCGCATCGCGGTGCGCGCGGACGAGGCCGGCGAATTCGCTTACACCGTCGAATGA
- a CDS encoding DUF3304 domain-containing protein, with protein MNEGCRGARAARGPFSAALRVAAAGLLFVSMAACSKSDPTYTSISTEALNYLPYNLVRFTITDQFGNKARGGGDLEPGAGEGSIACCYLLKGTDFKVQWTYYDADDWRPGEQVKKQQAETDVSLPPTKEPDSIGSRILEVHFYPDRHVELAFPGEMLGSTRLPIVDVSRDLAKRYGKQLDKKYQDNDAQSHRRISRTVAEAWIKYRFTDRGDLEQYAYYALLVNPRFDAHPEVQKLIQSSKGKPGAFAKAAAVLSPTVVKELGQNRFQAVAVPSIPAGLVPPRRGDNSHGRS; from the coding sequence ATGAACGAGGGCTGTCGCGGTGCACGCGCCGCTCGCGGACCGTTCTCCGCCGCGTTGCGAGTTGCCGCGGCAGGCTTGCTGTTCGTGTCGATGGCGGCGTGCAGCAAGTCCGATCCGACCTACACCAGCATTTCAACCGAGGCGCTGAACTACCTGCCGTACAACCTTGTTCGGTTCACGATCACCGATCAGTTTGGCAACAAGGCACGCGGTGGCGGTGATCTTGAACCTGGGGCAGGTGAAGGCAGCATCGCCTGCTGTTACTTGCTGAAGGGCACTGATTTCAAGGTTCAGTGGACCTATTACGATGCGGACGACTGGCGACCGGGCGAGCAGGTGAAGAAACAGCAGGCGGAGACGGACGTGTCGTTGCCGCCGACGAAGGAGCCGGATTCGATCGGCTCGCGCATTCTCGAGGTTCACTTCTACCCCGACCGTCATGTCGAACTGGCATTTCCCGGCGAGATGCTGGGCAGTACACGGTTGCCAATCGTGGACGTGTCGCGTGATCTGGCGAAACGATACGGCAAGCAGCTCGACAAGAAGTATCAGGACAACGACGCCCAGTCGCACCGCCGGATTTCGAGAACCGTTGCGGAAGCGTGGATCAAGTACCGCTTCACCGATCGCGGCGATCTCGAGCAATACGCGTATTACGCGCTTCTGGTGAACCCCCGGTTCGACGCACACCCGGAGGTGCAGAAACTCATCCAGTCAAGCAAGGGGAAGCCGGGCGCATTCGCGAAGGCGGCCGCCGTCCTGTCGCCGACGGTTGTGAAAGAGCTTGGGCAGAACCGATTCCAGGCGGTTGCGGTGCCGTCGATTCCAGCGGGGCTGGTGCCGCCGCGACGGGGGGACAATAGCCATGGCCGGAGCTAA
- the tssA gene encoding type VI secretion system protein TssA: MPINLPELLTPISDASPSGDDLLFSNEFDAIQDARRYDDPTLDQGEWVTEIKEADWGFVVDHAGELLRTRTKDLRLAVWLTEALALEDGITGLTEGYALLEGLCRDYWDTVHPLPEGDDVEYRLGNVAWLSGRTAELLRGIPVTEGASNAFTTLDWEVAQHVAQAVKRDPEHADDIARGKPSVEQVDASRRVTPIAFYTTLLANLKAFEFSLDAFEERLVERAGDSAPSFRQARDAFETVYRLAERFAREQGYTGSAPHAPSAPQAQPERLEPSFGDAFPIQETHVQSQTAPRPPMTQMIAGIQNRAQAVDQLRAVARYFRQTEPHSPVAYLADKAAEWADMPLHKWLESVVKDDGSLSHIRELLGVRPDEQS, translated from the coding sequence ATGCCGATCAATCTTCCCGAGTTGCTGACGCCGATCAGCGATGCGTCGCCCAGCGGCGACGACCTGCTGTTCTCGAACGAATTCGACGCGATCCAGGACGCGCGGCGCTACGATGATCCGACGCTCGACCAGGGCGAGTGGGTGACCGAGATCAAGGAGGCCGACTGGGGCTTCGTCGTCGATCACGCGGGCGAGTTGCTGCGCACGCGCACCAAGGACCTGCGGCTCGCCGTGTGGCTGACCGAGGCGCTCGCGCTGGAGGACGGCATCACCGGCCTCACCGAAGGCTATGCGCTGCTGGAAGGCCTGTGCCGCGACTATTGGGACACCGTACATCCGCTGCCGGAAGGCGACGACGTCGAATACCGGCTCGGCAACGTCGCGTGGCTGTCCGGCCGCACGGCCGAGTTGCTGCGCGGCATCCCCGTGACGGAAGGCGCGTCGAACGCGTTCACCACGCTCGACTGGGAAGTCGCGCAGCATGTGGCGCAGGCCGTGAAGCGCGACCCCGAACACGCGGACGACATCGCACGCGGCAAACCGTCGGTCGAGCAGGTCGATGCGTCGCGGCGCGTGACGCCGATCGCGTTCTACACGACGCTGCTCGCGAATCTGAAGGCGTTCGAGTTCTCGCTCGATGCGTTCGAGGAGCGGCTCGTCGAACGTGCGGGCGATTCGGCGCCGAGCTTCCGGCAGGCGCGAGACGCGTTCGAGACCGTGTACCGGCTCGCCGAGCGCTTTGCGCGCGAGCAGGGCTATACGGGCAGCGCGCCGCATGCGCCGTCGGCACCGCAGGCGCAGCCCGAGCGCCTCGAGCCGAGCTTCGGCGACGCGTTCCCCATCCAGGAGACCCATGTGCAGTCGCAGACCGCTCCGCGTCCTCCGATGACGCAAATGATCGCCGGCATCCAGAACCGCGCGCAGGCCGTCGACCAGCTGCGCGCCGTCGCGCGTTACTTCCGGCAGACCGAGCCGCACAGCCCGGTCGCGTATCTCGCGGACAAGGCCGCCGAATGGGCCGACATGCCGCTGCACAAGTGGCTCGAGAGCGTCGTGAAGGACGACGGGTCGCTGTCGCATATCCGCGAGCTGCTGGGTGTGAGGCCTGATGAGCAGTCGTGA